From a single Bacteroidota bacterium genomic region:
- the msrA gene encoding peptide-methionine (S)-S-oxide reductase MsrA: protein MKLLLQFVAMATGLVLMSCTSPKAEIIQKKKNMTDNAIQDSNKSGKDTVTLGAGCFWCIEAIFQQLKGVETVASGYSGGQRENPSYDQVCSGATGHAEVIQVTYDPAVISFVELLEVFWGVHDPTTLNRQGADIGTQYRSVVFYHNPEQQKLAEAYKEKLNRSGAFPNPVVTEISPMKTFYKAENYHQNYFNENGNQPYCSVVIRPKLEKFQKVFSDKVKK, encoded by the coding sequence ATGAAATTACTTCTTCAATTCGTTGCTATGGCAACCGGTCTGGTGTTGATGTCATGCACATCTCCGAAGGCTGAAATAATTCAAAAGAAAAAGAACATGACGGATAACGCAATTCAGGATTCAAATAAGAGTGGAAAAGATACCGTAACATTAGGCGCAGGCTGTTTTTGGTGCATTGAAGCCATCTTCCAGCAATTGAAGGGGGTAGAAACAGTCGCCAGTGGTTATAGCGGCGGACAACGTGAAAATCCAAGCTATGATCAGGTTTGTTCAGGTGCCACCGGACATGCAGAAGTCATACAAGTCACCTATGATCCGGCCGTCATCAGTTTTGTAGAATTACTGGAAGTGTTTTGGGGTGTACATGATCCCACCACCCTCAACCGGCAAGGCGCAGATATAGGCACACAATATCGATCCGTTGTTTTTTATCATAATCCGGAACAACAGAAGTTGGCCGAAGCGTACAAGGAAAAATTAAACCGCAGCGGTGCTTTCCCTAATCCCGTAGTCACGGAAATTAGTCCAATGAAAACATTTTACAAAGCAGAAAATTACCATCAGAATTATTTCAACGAAAACGGTAATCAACCTTATTGTTCCGTAGTTATACGTCCCAAGCTCGAAAAATTTCAAAAGGTGTTTAGTGATAAGGTGAAAAAATAA
- a CDS encoding sigma-70 family RNA polymerase sigma factor encodes MKQVLPVTEEDILLLLQNGDEKVLRQVYRQHYQMVVNLVMNNGGSLQEAKDVYQEVVIIFYEKVKEVDFELKCRIKTFLYSVARRIWLKQLQRKNRFTSNLSDTEEYQEVAWEEVGKKEDQFNAMHAALEAIGEPCRSILKDFYMNNQSMEEITEKFGYTNADNAKNQKYKCLKRLKKMFFDVYGTNGGINYDEQKGNG; translated from the coding sequence ATGAAACAGGTATTACCTGTCACCGAAGAGGATATTCTTCTATTACTTCAGAATGGCGATGAGAAAGTACTTCGCCAGGTATACCGCCAGCATTATCAAATGGTGGTAAATCTTGTGATGAATAATGGGGGAAGTCTTCAGGAAGCAAAGGATGTATATCAGGAAGTCGTTATCATCTTCTATGAGAAAGTAAAGGAAGTTGATTTCGAATTAAAGTGCAGAATTAAAACGTTCTTGTATTCAGTGGCCAGAAGGATATGGCTAAAACAATTGCAACGAAAGAATCGTTTCACGTCTAACCTAAGTGATACAGAAGAATATCAGGAAGTCGCCTGGGAAGAAGTTGGAAAGAAGGAAGATCAGTTCAATGCCATGCATGCTGCACTGGAAGCCATTGGAGAACCTTGCCGGTCGATCCTGAAAGATTTCTACATGAATAATCAAAGTATGGAAGAAATCACTGAGAAGTTTGGATACACGAATGCCGATAATGCCAAGAATCAAAAGTACAAATGCCTGAAACGTCTGAAGAAAATGTTTTTTGATGTGTACGGTACTAATGGAGGAATAAATTATGATGAGCAGAAGGGAAACGGATGA
- a CDS encoding trypsin-like peptidase domain-containing protein produces the protein MMSRRETDELIERYCLGQLTPEELRIFDQWRDSDPELLQAIEDHRLVSSSFDVYAERMRLRSKIASIHDEMESEQYRFKSPLKVVEPETGRVRTLWRRYKVIAVAAVVAVVAVSATIFTFNITGVTGNKQHSAYQELRREVESIKRKQKAMIHDINEKQEPSTDPERTFTASGFALNKEGFVITSYHVISDAKAIYISNEKYEQLRMKVVYTNPKLDMAVLKVTEDSFSGFGEIPYTMRKSVADPGEKVYTLGYPREDMVFGEGSVSSYTGYEGDTAAYQISIPVNPGNSGGPLFDNHGNLVGIISGRNTSVEGASFAVKSKWISDDIKNHSEEKISFPGKRNLNNLDRTAQVKKLRDFVFIVKVMN, from the coding sequence ATGATGAGCAGAAGGGAAACGGATGAGTTAATTGAACGCTATTGTCTCGGGCAGCTGACGCCGGAGGAATTGCGGATTTTTGATCAATGGAGAGATAGTGATCCGGAGTTGTTACAGGCTATTGAAGATCATCGATTGGTGAGCAGCTCTTTTGATGTATATGCGGAACGTATGCGCTTGCGTAGTAAAATTGCTTCTATTCATGATGAAATGGAGTCGGAGCAATATCGCTTTAAATCTCCATTGAAAGTTGTTGAACCTGAAACCGGTCGTGTCCGGACATTGTGGCGCCGATATAAAGTGATTGCCGTAGCTGCTGTTGTGGCGGTTGTTGCGGTGAGTGCTACCATTTTTACATTTAATATTACCGGAGTAACAGGAAATAAACAGCATAGCGCTTATCAGGAACTCCGTCGTGAAGTGGAAAGCATCAAGCGAAAGCAAAAGGCCATGATTCATGATATCAATGAAAAGCAGGAGCCTTCAACAGATCCTGAACGTACCTTTACTGCTTCCGGTTTTGCTTTAAATAAAGAGGGTTTTGTTATTACCAGTTATCACGTAATCTCTGACGCTAAAGCGATTTATATCAGTAATGAGAAGTATGAGCAGCTTCGGATGAAAGTGGTGTACACCAACCCGAAACTGGATATGGCTGTACTGAAAGTGACTGAAGATTCTTTTTCCGGATTTGGTGAAATTCCCTATACCATGAGAAAATCAGTGGCCGACCCCGGAGAGAAAGTCTATACATTGGGTTACCCCCGCGAAGATATGGTATTTGGAGAAGGATCGGTGAGTTCTTATACCGGTTACGAGGGTGATACCGCCGCCTATCAAATCAGCATTCCTGTGAATCCCGGAAATTCGGGTGGTCCTCTTTTCGATAACCATGGGAATCTCGTTGGTATTATTTCCGGTCGTAATACCTCTGTAGAAGGAGCTTCCTTTGCTGTAAAATCCAAGTGGATTTCTGACGATATCAAGAATCATTCAGAAGAAAAAATCTCCTTTCCGGGCAAAAGAAACCTCAATAACCTCGATCGTACCGCACAGGTGAAGAAATTGCGGGATTTTGTATTTATTGTTAAGGTAATGAACTGA
- the tsaB gene encoding tRNA (adenosine(37)-N6)-threonylcarbamoyltransferase complex dimerization subunit type 1 TsaB, whose product MSKKPLLLLLETATGVCSVALSEGERMLAVRTSKEEREHASMLAVYIEEVMTEAGRQLSEIDALVVSKGPGSYTGLRIGIATAKGICFTLNKPLIAIDTPLAMASAYWHERKNELPDEAVLVPVIDARRMEVYGAALDMRLEYIEGIRAEVLTADSFIRVKPWPHFVFGDAAAKCVEVFKSESFVKVDTTFNLSAHGLLLPGLLAFSQQKFEDIAYFEPYYLKEFVAKVKQG is encoded by the coding sequence ATGTCAAAAAAACCATTGCTCTTATTATTAGAAACAGCGACCGGAGTTTGCTCTGTTGCGCTTTCTGAGGGTGAGCGTATGCTAGCTGTTCGAACAAGTAAGGAAGAACGGGAGCATGCTTCGATGTTGGCTGTTTATATTGAGGAGGTGATGACAGAAGCGGGAAGGCAATTGAGTGAGATTGATGCGTTGGTGGTGAGTAAGGGTCCCGGGAGTTATACCGGATTAAGAATTGGTATAGCCACAGCAAAAGGTATTTGTTTTACCTTGAATAAACCGCTTATTGCGATCGACACCCCTCTTGCTATGGCCTCCGCTTATTGGCATGAACGCAAGAATGAACTCCCAGATGAAGCTGTTCTGGTGCCCGTTATTGATGCGCGTAGGATGGAAGTATACGGTGCTGCGCTCGACATGCGTCTGGAATATATCGAAGGCATTCGTGCAGAAGTGCTCACTGCAGATAGTTTCATTCGTGTAAAACCATGGCCCCATTTTGTTTTTGGCGATGCAGCGGCGAAATGCGTGGAGGTGTTTAAGAGTGAAAGTTTTGTTAAAGTGGATACCACCTTTAACCTTTCGGCACATGGTTTGTTATTACCGGGACTCCTTGCCTTCAGCCAACAGAAGTTTGAAGATATTGCTTACTTTGAACCTTACTACCTGAAAGAATTTGTAGCAAAGGTGAAGCAGGGATAA
- a CDS encoding efflux RND transporter periplasmic adaptor subunit produces MANKKSIRIWVGVAALVILIGLVVAKRAGWLGESNLVKVSAEKVMRRDLVETVSANGKVQPEVEIKISADVSGEITELYVKEGDVVKKGTLLCRINPEVYASNYDRATAAVNSSKANFQNSKSRLTQAQAQFEQSELNYNRNKKLFDEKVISPSEFENIKSSYEVSKAEVDAARQSVAAAGFNVSSAEAGLKESKENLNRTSIYAPVDGTVSKLSKEKGERVVGTNMMEGTEILRLANLNEMEVSVDVSETDIVRVSSGDTADIEVDAWLGRTFSGVVTEVANSSNLSGLNVTDQVTNYTVKVRILRDSYMDLLEGKQLDYSPFRPGMSATVEIRTRRTANVLTIPIQSVTTRDTLKKSDSSKKDSKEKTEVKTETVVSAKETQEFVFVIVDEKVSLRAVKTGIQDSQHIEILSGLKEGEMVVSGPYNAVSKTLKDKATVNVVPKEELFDKEEK; encoded by the coding sequence ATGGCAAATAAAAAATCAATTCGGATCTGGGTCGGTGTAGCTGCACTGGTTATCCTTATAGGGCTCGTTGTTGCTAAGCGGGCCGGCTGGCTCGGAGAAAGCAATCTTGTTAAGGTAAGTGCGGAAAAGGTGATGCGTCGTGATTTGGTGGAAACCGTTTCGGCTAACGGTAAGGTACAGCCGGAAGTTGAAATAAAAATTTCTGCCGATGTGAGTGGTGAAATCACCGAATTGTATGTGAAGGAAGGAGATGTGGTGAAAAAAGGTACCTTGTTGTGCCGCATCAATCCTGAAGTATATGCCTCTAACTATGATCGCGCAACAGCAGCGGTGAATTCTTCCAAAGCAAATTTTCAGAACAGCAAATCGCGTCTCACACAGGCTCAGGCACAGTTTGAACAATCGGAACTAAACTATAACAGGAATAAAAAACTTTTTGATGAGAAGGTGATCTCTCCATCCGAATTCGAAAATATAAAATCATCCTACGAAGTTTCTAAAGCAGAAGTGGATGCCGCCCGTCAGAGTGTGGCCGCCGCAGGATTTAATGTAAGTAGCGCCGAAGCCGGTTTAAAAGAATCCAAAGAAAACCTGAATCGTACGAGTATCTATGCACCTGTGGATGGTACCGTTTCTAAATTAAGTAAGGAGAAGGGGGAGAGAGTAGTGGGAACAAATATGATGGAGGGAACAGAGATTTTACGTCTTGCGAATCTGAATGAGATGGAGGTGAGTGTGGATGTGAGCGAAACGGATATCGTGAGAGTGAGCAGTGGTGATACCGCCGATATTGAAGTAGATGCCTGGCTGGGTCGCACCTTCAGTGGTGTAGTGACCGAAGTGGCGAACTCTTCCAACCTGAGTGGACTTAATGTAACCGATCAGGTAACCAATTATACAGTGAAAGTCCGCATCTTGCGCGACTCCTATATGGACCTGCTGGAAGGAAAACAGCTTGACTATAGCCCTTTCCGCCCCGGAATGTCAGCAACGGTTGAAATCAGAACACGTCGCACAGCCAATGTGCTTACCATACCGATTCAATCCGTTACAACGAGAGATACTTTGAAAAAATCCGACTCTTCAAAAAAAGATTCAAAGGAAAAAACCGAAGTGAAAACAGAAACAGTGGTTTCAGCAAAAGAGACGCAAGAGTTTGTATTTGTTATTGTAGACGAAAAGGTCAGTCTGAGAGCAGTGAAAACAGGTATTCAGGATAGTCAGCATATTGAGATTCTAAGTGGATTGAAAGAAGGTGAAATGGTGGTCTCTGGTCCCTATAATGCCGTATCAAAAACCCTGAAGGATAAAGCAACGGTGAATGTGGTGCCGAAAGAAGAACTTTTTGATAAAGAAGAGAAGTAG
- a CDS encoding TolC family protein, with protein sequence MYCKFNISKSIFAFAILMVANVAGYAQKAWTLRECVDYALENNITVKQNELSSELADLAVVQNRYALLPSLNASANRNWNFGRTIDPFTNLFTTQQVQSDNISLNTNVTLFSGFQLRNTLKQSQLDYMAGLSDLQKIRNDISLNVISAYLQVLFAKEQLKVAAARVTQSTEQRDRIKRMVDAGTMVQGNLLDAESQLSNEELSNITAENQLANATLSLTQLLQLQSPEGFDVQEPDVPLPDVSVAALTPSQIYDIALKTLPEVKAADTRISSAEKGITIAKGGYYPRITAFGSVSSFYSSSSKKISGVDFNGYQPDGSITAGGDTVLSPSFSSRLEDNPYSDQFDNNLNRAIGLSLNIPIFNGLTTRIGVKRAKLNYENARYSAQQTRNQVYQSIQQAHTDALAARKRFDATERNLTAFQEAYQYAEKRFNAGLLNSLEFLTATNNLTRTKIELLQAKYDFIFRVKVLDFYAGNPLTF encoded by the coding sequence ATGTATTGTAAATTTAACATCAGTAAATCCATCTTCGCTTTTGCTATCCTGATGGTGGCTAACGTCGCCGGCTATGCGCAGAAAGCCTGGACATTAAGGGAGTGCGTAGACTACGCCCTCGAAAATAATATTACCGTGAAGCAGAATGAACTGAGTTCAGAGTTAGCGGATTTAGCAGTGGTTCAGAACCGATATGCCCTTTTGCCTTCCCTGAATGCTTCCGCGAACAGAAACTGGAATTTTGGTCGAACCATCGATCCGTTCACCAACCTTTTTACGACTCAGCAAGTACAGTCAGATAATATTTCATTGAATACCAATGTGACCTTGTTTAGTGGTTTTCAATTGCGAAATACCTTAAAGCAAAGTCAGTTGGATTATATGGCCGGTTTGTCAGATCTCCAGAAAATCAGAAACGATATTTCATTGAATGTGATTTCAGCCTATTTACAGGTTTTGTTTGCTAAGGAGCAGTTAAAAGTTGCTGCTGCAAGAGTCACACAATCCACCGAACAACGTGACCGTATAAAGCGCATGGTGGATGCCGGCACAATGGTGCAGGGAAATCTCCTCGACGCTGAATCTCAATTGTCGAATGAAGAGCTTTCAAATATCACTGCAGAGAATCAGTTGGCAAATGCTACTTTAAGTCTGACGCAACTCCTGCAATTGCAGTCGCCGGAAGGTTTTGATGTGCAGGAGCCGGATGTTCCCTTGCCGGATGTGAGTGTAGCCGCATTAACCCCTTCCCAGATTTATGATATCGCCTTAAAAACGCTTCCTGAAGTCAAGGCTGCAGATACAAGAATCTCGAGTGCAGAGAAAGGGATTACCATCGCGAAAGGTGGATATTATCCGCGTATCACGGCATTTGGTTCGGTAAGTTCATTTTATTCTTCCAGCTCGAAAAAGATTAGCGGTGTAGATTTTAACGGATACCAACCGGATGGAAGTATTACCGCAGGAGGAGACACAGTTTTATCTCCGAGCTTTTCTTCCCGTCTGGAGGATAATCCTTATAGTGATCAGTTTGACAATAATCTGAACAGAGCAATAGGGCTCAGTTTGAATATACCCATCTTTAATGGTTTAACAACGCGAATAGGTGTCAAGCGCGCGAAACTGAATTATGAAAATGCCCGATACAGTGCTCAGCAAACGAGAAATCAGGTTTATCAAAGTATTCAGCAAGCACATACAGATGCATTGGCTGCCCGTAAAAGATTTGATGCCACAGAAAGAAACCTAACGGCATTTCAGGAAGCTTATCAGTATGCGGAGAAGAGATTTAATGCAGGACTGTTGAATTCCCTTGAGTTTCTCACTGCTACTAACAACCTCACCCGAACAAAAATTGAACTCCTTCAGGCAAAATATGATTTTATCTTTCGTGTGAAAGTTCTTGATTTTTACGCCGGTAACCCACTTACATTTTAA
- a CDS encoding efflux RND transporter periplasmic adaptor subunit: MKRIIKILGVVLLIGTFVWTLYFLYAKSEKPPVEYKTEKAATMTIIRKTVATGSVIPRREVFIKPQVSGIVDEIYIVAGKMIRKGDVIAKVRIIPNMVNLNEAESRVNRSKISMDQAQIDFDRYSSLFKDKIISPAEFQQYEIRLRQAREELTTAQDNLDLIKEGVAKSSGKVTNTLIRSTISGMVLDVPVKEGFSVIESNTFNEGTTVATVADMGEMIFEGKVDESEVGKIRQGMDLILTIGAIENYKFNAALEYIAPKGVAENGAIQFQIRAAVKLDTAYFLRSGYSANADIILDRRDKVLGVPENVLQFSGDTTFVEVKVSPNQYKKQVLKTGISDGINIEVLDGLKENDELKVPAGTAGESSTSS; the protein is encoded by the coding sequence ATGAAACGAATTATTAAAATACTTGGAGTTGTTCTGTTGATCGGAACTTTCGTCTGGACCTTGTACTTTCTCTATGCCAAATCAGAGAAACCTCCTGTAGAATATAAAACAGAGAAGGCAGCCACCATGACCATCATCCGCAAAACCGTAGCGACAGGTTCGGTTATCCCTCGCCGTGAGGTGTTCATTAAACCACAAGTCTCGGGAATTGTGGACGAGATTTATATTGTTGCCGGTAAGATGATCCGTAAAGGCGATGTGATTGCCAAAGTGCGAATCATTCCCAATATGGTGAACCTGAATGAAGCGGAAAGCCGTGTGAATCGTTCCAAAATTTCAATGGATCAGGCACAGATTGATTTCGATCGGTATTCGAGTTTGTTTAAGGATAAAATTATAAGTCCGGCCGAATTTCAGCAATATGAAATCCGTTTGCGTCAGGCAAGAGAAGAATTGACCACTGCTCAGGACAACCTCGACCTCATCAAGGAAGGAGTGGCCAAGAGTAGCGGAAAGGTGACCAATACGCTGATCCGTTCTACCATCAGCGGAATGGTGTTGGATGTACCGGTAAAGGAAGGTTTTTCGGTCATCGAATCGAATACGTTCAACGAAGGAACTACAGTCGCCACAGTGGCAGATATGGGCGAGATGATATTTGAAGGAAAAGTAGATGAATCAGAAGTAGGTAAAATCCGCCAGGGGATGGATCTGATTCTGACCATTGGCGCCATTGAAAATTACAAGTTCAACGCGGCGTTGGAATATATAGCACCGAAGGGAGTGGCTGAAAATGGTGCCATTCAGTTTCAGATCAGAGCCGCTGTAAAATTAGATACCGCCTACTTTTTACGTTCCGGGTATAGCGCCAATGCGGACATTATTCTTGACCGCAGAGATAAAGTATTGGGAGTACCTGAAAATGTACTTCAGTTTTCCGGTGACACTACCTTTGTAGAAGTGAAAGTTTCGCCGAATCAGTACAAGAAGCAAGTACTTAAAACCGGAATTTCCGATGGGATAAATATTGAAGTCCTGGATGGCTTAAAGGAAAATGACGAATTGAAAGTGCCGGCAGGAACAGCAGGAGAATCTTCTACCTCTTCATAA
- the lhgO gene encoding L-2-hydroxyglutarate oxidase has protein sequence MSQTTYDVIVIGGGIVGLSTAYKINFYHPHLKICVLEKEEKVAAHQTGRNSGVLHSGIYYKPGSYKAKNCVDGRREMVAFAKEHKIGHDICGKLIVATQERELAHMEKVYQHGLQNGVEDMRMVGPEDIKEIEPFCTGIKGIHVGCTGIIDFPAVCEVLSRLIRENFNGSEVKCGHEVLDFEKSEESTTIITNKGKFNTRYIVNCSGLQSDRIAKKDKLNPDMKIVGFRGDYYELTDQAQHKVKHLIYPVPDPQFPFLGVHFTRMIGHPTECGPNAVFVFKREGYGKTDFSMNDTIDALAYGGTWKLFFKHWQFGLDEYRRAFSKRLFLERLRRLIPSLEMGDIVPGRAGVRAMALDRDGNMIDDFKIVHSHNSLHVLNAPSPAATAGLAIGKAVNDMAEKYFQLN, from the coding sequence ATGAGTCAAACCACATATGATGTCATCGTAATTGGAGGTGGAATCGTTGGATTATCAACCGCATACAAAATAAATTTTTATCATCCGCATCTGAAAATCTGTGTTCTGGAGAAAGAGGAGAAAGTAGCGGCACATCAGACAGGACGAAATTCGGGTGTGTTACATAGCGGCATTTATTACAAGCCCGGCAGTTATAAAGCTAAAAATTGCGTAGACGGGAGACGGGAGATGGTCGCTTTTGCCAAAGAACATAAGATCGGTCATGATATCTGCGGAAAGCTCATCGTTGCCACACAGGAGCGGGAGTTGGCTCATATGGAAAAAGTCTATCAGCACGGACTTCAAAATGGGGTGGAAGATATGCGCATGGTGGGGCCGGAGGATATAAAGGAAATTGAACCTTTTTGTACAGGTATTAAAGGAATTCATGTAGGATGTACTGGCATTATTGATTTTCCTGCGGTTTGTGAAGTCCTCAGCCGACTCATCCGTGAAAATTTCAATGGCAGTGAGGTAAAATGCGGCCATGAAGTACTAGATTTTGAAAAATCGGAGGAGAGTACAACAATTATCACCAACAAAGGAAAATTCAATACGCGCTATATTGTCAACTGTTCAGGATTACAGAGTGATCGTATTGCCAAAAAAGATAAGTTGAATCCCGACATGAAAATTGTTGGATTCCGCGGCGACTATTATGAACTCACCGATCAGGCTCAACATAAAGTGAAGCATCTCATCTATCCTGTACCGGATCCTCAATTCCCTTTTCTTGGAGTTCACTTTACGCGCATGATTGGACATCCTACCGAATGCGGCCCGAATGCTGTTTTTGTTTTTAAACGTGAGGGTTATGGTAAAACAGATTTTAGCATGAATGATACCATCGATGCATTGGCCTATGGAGGCACGTGGAAACTCTTCTTCAAACATTGGCAATTCGGACTTGATGAATACCGAAGAGCTTTTAGCAAAAGACTATTTCTCGAGCGTTTACGCCGGCTTATTCCTTCTCTGGAGATGGGCGATATTGTTCCCGGTCGTGCGGGCGTGCGGGCGATGGCCTTAGATAGGGATGGCAATATGATTGATGATTTTAAAATAGTACATAGTCATAACTCCCTGCATGTACTCAATGCCCCTTCCCCTGCAGCAACGGCCGGATTAGCGATAGGGAAAGCGGTGAATGATATGGCGGAAAAGTATTTTCAATTGAACTGA